The following DNA comes from Trueperaceae bacterium.
CCACCAATCGGCCGGCTCGCTCTCCGCCCAACCGGGCCGCGGCGCCAGCACGGGGTACGCGGCACTCGCCTCGCCCGCTACCCTGCCGTCGCGCGTGAGAAGCAGCGCCTTGACCGAGCTGGTACCGAGGTCGATGCCCAGGAACACCCGCTCACCTCGCCGCGGTCAAAGCCCGACCTCGCCCAGGCGCCGCACGTCGGCGGGCGGGTGGCCGGCGCGCAGGAGGGGCGCTATCACGTCGGTGGCGAGGTCGGGGACGTAACTGACGAGCACGTCGCCCGTGCCGTGCGGAACGAGCAGCGCCCGCGTCAACGCCGCGGGGAGGAGGCAGGTGGCGCCGCGGGGCAACTCCTCGCTGCCGCCGGTCGCCTGCACCGCCACGGGGTCCGCCAGGTTGGTAAGGGCGAGGAAGCGCCCTGGGCCCACCCGGGCGGTCGTCTCGCTCGTGAAGCGCCAGCGCTCCAGCGCGAAGTGCGGTCCGGCACAGGCGAAGGTGCGGGTGAGGCCCCCTTCCGCTAGCGTCAGGCCGGGGAAGGGGGCGGGCCTGAACTCGCGCCGCAGCTCCGAGAGGGTGCGCCGTATGTTCTCGTCCCACACGCTCGCCTCGAGCGGCCTGCCGTACACGTCCGTCGGCATCACGCTCTGGGAGAGGTCGCTCGTCTGCTGCACCTCGAACACGAGGGCGCCGGGGCCGAAGGTGTGCAGGGTGCCGGCGGGGACGTACACCGTGTCACCAGCCGTCAGGGGCGCCTCGAACATCACCTCGGCGTGCGCGCCGGCCCTGAAGGCGTCGAACAGGTCGGCGTCGGTCAGGCCCGGCCTGACGCCCACCAGGGCGCTCGCGCCGGGCGCTGCCCACACGATGTGCCACGCCTCGGTCTTGCCGTTCGGCTCGCCGTAGCGCTCCGCCGCCACCGCCGCGTCTGCGTGCAGGTGCACGGGCAGGCGCCGCGACGCGTCGAGGAACTTCAGGAGCAGCGGGAAGCGCGGGCCGCGCCAGCCAGCGCCGACCAGCGCGCCCGGGTGGGCTCGCACCAACTCCCTGAAGGGGGTGCCGCTGAGCGCGCCGTTGACGACGGTGGCCTCGGTGGAGGCGTGATCGCTCACCTCCCAGCTCTCGGCAAGCGTGCCTTCCACATCGCTGAGCTTCCCCAGCAGCTCCGGGATGAGCCTGGCGCCGAAGGCGTACTGCCGCACGGGCGTCGAGAGCCTTATGGGGTACCACTGCACGACCGTCTCACCCGTCCGCTTCCCGCGCCGACAGTGGGCGCGCCGTTCGTGTGGGCCCAGTGTAGTCGAGACGGGACCCTCGGTCTCGATGGGTTCGTGTTACAACGTCGGCGATGCTCGGTCTGGACGTGCGGTTCCTGCCGGACGCCGCGCCGCAAGGCGCCGGCGCGGCCGACGTGGCGGTGGCGGACGTGGCGGTGGTGATCGACGTCCTGCGCATGACCACGACGGCGGCCGTGCTGCTCGAACGCGGCATGGCGAGCCTCACGGTCGTGGCGGGCGTCGACGCGGCGCGAGCGCAGGCGCGGAGCGTTGGCGCGCTGTTGCTCGGCGAGCGCGGCGGTGTGAAGCTCCCAGGGTTCGACCACGGTAACTCGCCGCTCGAGTTCGGCGAGCTCGACCTCGCGGCGCGGCGTGGGGTGCTCTGCACCACCAACGGCTCCAAGGCGGTGGAGGCGAGCGCCGCCGCGAGGCACCTGCTGCTCGGCGCCATCGTCAACGACGCCGCCGTCGCGGCGCGTGCGGTGGCGTTGGCGGAGTCGGGCATCACGCTCGTCTGCGCCGGCACGGAGGGGCGCGTGGCGCTGGAGGACGCACTGGGAGCGGCGTGCATCCTCGAGCGAGTCCTCGAGCTCGAGCCGGCGGCCGAACTCACGGACGCTGCGCGCCTCGCCCTCCTCGCCCTGCGCGCGGCGGGCGACCCGGAGGCGGGGGTGCGCGGTTCACGTCACGCCGCAACCCTCGCGGGCCTCGGCTTCGACGCGGACGTGGCCTTCGCGGCGCGGCGCGGCGCGTTGAGCCTCGTGGCCGAACGGGTGGCCGGGCCGCCCGCGCGGTTCGAACTCGTGGGCGACGGGCTGGCGCCTAGGCCGCCGACCGGGGCGCCCGGCAGCGCCGCCCCACGGTAGGAGCCGGAGCTAGAAGTACACCCTGGCGTCGAGGTCGTTGCGCGCGCCGGCCTCGAGGAAGTAGGCGCGCGCGGCCTCCAGCGCCACGGCGCTGCCCTCGGGGATCAGGGTGCTCTTCTCCGTCTGCAGCCAGAGCTCCTGGTCGCCGGCCTTCAGGCGGTAGTCGCAGATGCTGCCGCGGAAGCTGCGGAGCTCGACCCGCGCCGCCAGCCCGTCCCCGGCGGCGACCCGCAGGTCCTCGGGCCTGACCGCCACGAGCAGGTCGCGGCCGCCGGGGAGCTCGGCGGGCGCGGGCACGCTCAGGCGCTGCCCACCCGCGACTGCCACCGCGAGCCTGCCGCCCTCCCTTGCGACGACCTCGCCGCTCAGGTAGTTGACCGCCCCGATGAAGTCGAGCACGAACTTCGTGGCGGGTTGCTCGTATATGACGGTGGGCGGCGCGATCTGGTGCACGCGCCCGGCGTTCATGACGGCTATCCGGTCCGACATGGAGAGCGCCTCGTCCTGGTCGTGCGTCACGTACAGGATGGGGATGCCCACCTCGCGCTGGATGCGCTTGAGCTCGGCGCGCATCTGGTCGCGCAGCTTGGCGTCCAGGTTGGACAGGGGTTCGTCGAGGAGTAGCACGTCGGGGCGGGCCACGAGCGCCCGGCCGAGTGCGACGCGCTGCTGCTGCCCGCCCGACAGCTGGCTGGGCTTGCGGCGCATGAGCCCCTCCATGCCCAGGAGCGTCAAGAGGCGCGCCACCTCGCGTTCCTGCTCTCCTCTGGTGGCGCCACGCAGCCTGAGGGGGTAGGCGATGTTCTGCATCACGCTCATGTGCGGCCACACGGCGTAGTTCTGGAAGACCATGCCGATGGACCGCTCGTGCGTCGGCACCAGCGTGGTCGGTGCGCCTCCGCCGGTCGCCTCGAACACCACGCGCTCCTTGATGGAGATCTTCCCGGCGCTGGCGGTCTCGAGCCCGGCGATGCAGCGCAGCGTGGTCGTCTTGCCGCAGCCGGACGGGCCGACGAGGGAGAAGAACTCGTTCCCCGTGAGCTCGAACGACACACCCGCCACGGCGGTGAACTCGCCGAACACCTTCTCGAGCCGGTCGACGGCGACGGCTGTAGTCGTGCTCTCCACTCACACCCTCATCTCGTCGCCGGACAGCCACTGCGTCAGCAGGTACATGACCACGATGATCGGGAGGATCCCGACCGCCAACGCGCTGGCCCGCCCGGGGAAGCCGGAGTCTTGCATCAGGAAGATCCAGACGCCTATCGTCTCGTTCTTGGCGCTCCAGATGAGCGCCGACACCGTCAGCTCGTTGAACGCCGACATGAAGATGAGCACCCAGGCGGCGATCATCCCGGGCCGCATGAGCGGGAAGGTGATGTGCCTCAGGGTGCGCACGCGGTTCGCGCCGGACGTCGCGGCGGCCTCCTCCAGCGAGTCGTGGATCTGCAGCAGGCTGGCGCGGGCCGCACGCAGGCCGTACGCCATGTAGCGCATCAGGTAGGCGACCAGCAGGATCCAGATGGTGCCGTAGAGCACCGGCCCGACGGGCGGGTTGCTCCAGGCGAGGATCATGCCGATGCCGATGACGGAGCCGGGCAGCGCGAACGGCACCATGCCGATGGCGTCGAGCGCGGCCGCGCCGCGCATGCGCGCCTTGACGTGCAGGTAGGAGAGCAGCGCCGTGACGGCCACGAGGATGGTGGCGGCGAGGGGCGCCAGGATGAGGCTGTTGCGGATGCCGCGCTGCGCCCCGGCGTTCTTCCACACGGCCGCGTAGTTGTTCCAGGTGAGGGTGTCCGGGCTCAGGGGGGCGCCGTAGTACTTCTGCACGGAGGTCACGAGCAGCGCGAAGAGCGGCAGCACGACGATCACCACGATGACGACGAGCAGGGCCAGCGTCACCCAGTTGCGCGCCCGG
Coding sequences within:
- a CDS encoding xylulose kinase; this encodes MFLGIDLGTSSVKALLLTRDGRVAGEASAAYPVLAPRPGWAESEPADWW
- a CDS encoding mannose-6-phosphate isomerase yields the protein MQWYPIRLSTPVRQYAFGARLIPELLGKLSDVEGTLAESWEVSDHASTEATVVNGALSGTPFRELVRAHPGALVGAGWRGPRFPLLLKFLDASRRLPVHLHADAAVAAERYGEPNGKTEAWHIVWAAPGASALVGVRPGLTDADLFDAFRAGAHAEVMFEAPLTAGDTVYVPAGTLHTFGPGALVFEVQQTSDLSQSVMPTDVYGRPLEASVWDENIRRTLSELRREFRPAPFPGLTLAEGGLTRTFACAGPHFALERWRFTSETTARVGPGRFLALTNLADPVAVQATGGSEELPRGATCLLPAALTRALLVPHGTGDVLVSYVPDLATDVIAPLLRAGHPPADVRRLGEVGL
- a CDS encoding 2-phosphosulfolactate phosphatase; its protein translation is MLGLDVRFLPDAAPQGAGAADVAVADVAVVIDVLRMTTTAAVLLERGMASLTVVAGVDAARAQARSVGALLLGERGGVKLPGFDHGNSPLEFGELDLAARRGVLCTTNGSKAVEASAAARHLLLGAIVNDAAVAARAVALAESGITLVCAGTEGRVALEDALGAACILERVLELEPAAELTDAARLALLALRAAGDPEAGVRGSRHAATLAGLGFDADVAFAARRGALSLVAERVAGPPARFELVGDGLAPRPPTGAPGSAAPR
- a CDS encoding ABC transporter ATP-binding protein — encoded protein: MESTTTAVAVDRLEKVFGEFTAVAGVSFELTGNEFFSLVGPSGCGKTTTLRCIAGLETASAGKISIKERVVFEATGGGAPTTLVPTHERSIGMVFQNYAVWPHMSVMQNIAYPLRLRGATRGEQEREVARLLTLLGMEGLMRRKPSQLSGGQQQRVALGRALVARPDVLLLDEPLSNLDAKLRDQMRAELKRIQREVGIPILYVTHDQDEALSMSDRIAVMNAGRVHQIAPPTVIYEQPATKFVLDFIGAVNYLSGEVVAREGGRLAVAVAGGQRLSVPAPAELPGGRDLLVAVRPEDLRVAAGDGLAARVELRSFRGSICDYRLKAGDQELWLQTEKSTLIPEGSAVALEAARAYFLEAGARNDLDARVYF